One window from the genome of Nicotiana tomentosiformis chromosome 5, ASM39032v3, whole genome shotgun sequence encodes:
- the LOC138892783 gene encoding uncharacterized protein, which translates to MTGYQITETVLQEGYSTRRPPYFNSQDYNHWKERMKVYVQLMDYRAWIIIHNVPRPIPNNNDGNKLVKRASIFDYTKEQLDIKLTNARAINMLYCAISEEEYKKISMCETAKAIWKKLENIHGTPSKLRKLNPNQLLKNLKMENIELVLNDLEKVLNEYNKFRKEKKIWEIELEEYNKLIYEKKD; encoded by the exons ATGACAGGTTATCAAATTACTGAAACTGTACTTCAAGAGGGTTACTCAACAAGAAGGCCACCGTACTTCAATAGTCAAGACTATAACCATTGGAAAGAAAGAATGAAGGTTTATGTTCAATTAATGGATTATCGAGCCTGGATAATTATTCATAATGTACCAAGGCCTATTCCGAATAACAATGATGGAAATAAGCTTGTAAAAAGGGCATCCATATTTGACTACACAAAAGAACAATTAGATATTAAGCTAACAAACGCTAGAGCAATCAATATGCTCTATTGTGCGATCAGTGAAGAAGAATATAAGAAAATATCCATGTGTGAGACTGCTAAAGCTATATggaaaaaattggaaaatataCATGGGACACCATCAAAGTTAAGGAAATTGAATCCAAATCAACTCTTAAAGAATCTGAAAATG GAAAATATTGAATTGGTTCTCAACGACCTTGAGAAAGTTCTTAATGAATATAATAAGTTTAGGAAAGAGAAGAAGATTTGGGAGATCGAacttgaagaatataacaagttgaTATATGAGAAGAAAGATTAG